ACCAGCTACTATTTTGCCCGATTGAGGATCGATCGGTAATTGCGATGAAATATTGTTATAATGAGAAAATGCTACGGTCTGCGCATGTATGCTCTTTGGTGCATTTTCAGTATTTCTAGTCACTTTAATCAGATCTAAAGCTTTTTGTGGAGTCGTACCTTCACCGTTTGAGATAAGAGCATCTATTTGTAACAAAGCACCATCCATAATAGGTAAGGCATCCACTGCAACAGTTGTACGTGTAGGAAGGTGGCTTTTGAAGAATGTTTTATAAACTTCGTCTACGGCCTCAGTGTCTGAAATATCCTTTAGAAAAATAGTCATTTTAACAACATCGTCCATAACATGGTCGATACTTTCGACAATCGCTTGAATATTTGCTAAGCATTGCTTTGTCTGCTCTTTTATTGTATTACCAACAATTTTCCCCGTTTTAGCATCAATAGGTAATTGCGCTGAAATATTGTTGTAATGAGAGAATGCTACTGTTTGTGTTGAAACAGGGTTTTTTGGTGCATTTTCTGTGTTTCTTGAATTTTTTTTAATGTCGCTCATAATATTATTTGTTGTATGTATTTATTTTTTGTTTAATTCTATTTGTGTAAGCATTAAAATCTATAACTTATTCCTGCTTTTATAGCCAGGGGCGTCCCGGGCGTAAAACATAATTCTGATACTGAACTTGTTTCATTTCTAAGTCTGGTTTCTGTTTCAAATTGCGCTTCGTTCCATTTGCGGTCAAAGATATTTTGAACCTGCAGATTTACTTCCCATTTTTTCTTTCCATATACCAGTACAAGATCATTGACCAAATAACCTCTGGTTCTTACTGAATTATCTTCAGTAGCAGGTTTTGAATCCATATAACGGTATCTTAGATTTGCCAAAAAGCCTGAAAGAAGTTTTACCGCTACTCCTCCAGTACTTGTAAGGGCAGGAACTAATGGAATATAATCTTCTCCTTTAGGCTTTTCGACGGCACGTGCATGCGCATAATTGATGTCTCCATCCAGGTATAACCATGAAAATGGTTGGTATCGCAAACTTAAGTCCAGCCCCCAACGACATGTTTTCCCTGATGGTTCTACGACAGCTTCATCTCCCACATAGACAAACTCTTGTTGTAAAAACATTTGCCAAATGGCAGGTTGAATAATTATATTGGCTGTTGGTCGAAGAATAACTCCCAGATCACTTCCAAAAGAATAAGGCAGTATGTCTTTGCCATCCTGTGCAACCACAACTCTAACGTCATTTGAGTGAAAACCAAAGCCAGATTTAACATACCACTGTACATTACTATTTTGCGTATAGGAAATATTCAGTTTCGGACTTACTCTTGTCGCCGAAGCTTCTTGAGCGGCGGGAATACTTACAAGTCGATTGTGAAGATTAAAAACAAAATGATCTAAACGTACTGCGGGGTTTATCGTCCATTTCCCGACTCTCCAATCAATTGTACTATAACCATGAACATTAATTTCGGTCGCAGATACATCAGACATTCTGTCCAACAATAGATCACGCTGAAAAACATGACTCAATTGTAAATCTTTGATATCATCCAGACGTAAACCTAGTCCAGAGGTCCAGGTCATACTACTATTCTCAAATACAAACCTTCGAATATACTTGTTCTCAAAACCATAAATAGAACGATTGTCGGTCTGCTGAATCTCATCTCCATGAACAGGATCTTTCAGAAAAAAAGTAAAATCTGAAAATAGATTAAAATCATACTTAGAATAGAATAAATTACTGGAAACCTCTTCTTTTTCACTAGCCAGATACCTATAGCTTACCGCAAAGTTTGTTCTTGCAGTACTTCCACCTTCAGTAGGATCTATAGACCCCCATCTACTAATAATCCCTTGTTCTACAGCTCTTTCAGGAATCTGACCTGAAGCATTCCAGCCCGAGGTAAATGTAGACCCCAGAATGGATAGATATTGTTTCCTATCAATCCATTGATTGTATTTGGCTAAAAAATTAATACGATTAAAATGCTGTTTGATATCAAATGGTCCATCAGAATAATTGAACTCGCTCGCTACATAGAAATTCTTATCCTGACTATTTTTATTTAAAAGATTGATCATCGTTACGGCACGTATGGTATTAAAAGAACCACCTTCAATTTTGAAAAGATTATTCTCTAATTTGTCAAATGTGTTAAAATTCACATATCCAGAGGTATTAAAATCTCCTTTATCAGCATAATAAGATCCTTTGCCAAAATCGATATCCCTGATCGTTTCTGGAATCAGAAAGTGTAAATCAGCATATCCTTGTCCATGTGCATGTGAGACTATATTTACTGGTATGCCATCAGCCATAACGCTGATATCGGTTCCATGATCATTATCAAAACCGCGCAAAAATATTTGTTCTGCCTTACCACCACCAGCATGCTGAGCAATAAATAGTCCGGGAACCTTTCGCAATAAATCCTGCGCGGAATTTACTGGTATCATTTTTAAATCGACTTTCATTATCTGCTTTCTGAAATCGCTGTTACTAATAATTATTTCACGTAGATGTACCGTATCTGCTTCTGACTTATTTACCACCTGAGCCAATCCATTTTGTCCTGATAACAGTAGTACAATCCCAATAAAAAGTTTGCCTCTCATTACGATTTATCTTCTTCTATAATTAATGGCTCCTGTTTTTTATTTTATTTTCAAAATGACTCACCAGCTTTTTTAGAGCAACAATCACCCACATAGATAAAACAAATGGGAACGTAAGGGTAATCCAGCCATTCTCCATCATAGAAACATCGAAGTAGGTTGCAATTACTACAGATATAAATACATAAACTCCATCCCTCGGTTTTATTCCACTACATGCAATTCCGCATAAAACTGCATTAAAGCTAAACATGCCATCATTGATTAATTGCACAGAATCCTTATCAAAACGTGCAACGGCTCCCGCGATAAGCGCTCCCATGAGTCCATACAAGGCCGCAGTAGGATTTTTCACAAAGACACCTAAGAAAAACAATAATCCCGCTAAGAGACTTCCTTGAAATATCACCTGGCCATATGCATGGGCAACCACTGTGAAGTCTCTTAATTCACTTATTGTTGTTAAAGCTTTAGGAACGTTTAAAGTGGCAAGACCAAAGTGTTTAATTGTCAAAACAAAACCTGCCGTAACCACGATAAATGGAAAAGTAAAAAAGGGAATTTTTTTCCGAAGAGAAAATTCCATTAAAAACGTGCTGAGTATAGCCCCTAAAATAATTGTAAGCCATATAAATGGACTAGTTTCGAAGAAGAAAACCAATCCTACTCCAATTAGCGTCGCATTAAATCCGTACAAACCAGCTTTTATATTTTCGTCACTGAACTTACAAATCCTTGCTGTTGCAGTTCCGATGATAGAACACATCAAAGCAACAACGCCCATAAGTATAGAGTCATACGATATCGCAATTAAAAACAGTAAACCCGTCCAGGCACTTTCCTGAAGCATGATTTGACCAATGCCCTTGAGTACAGTTTCTACTATTGCTTTTATTTTTTTCATTTTTTTATATTTATACAAGTAAAAAATTGTTTGAATTACCAACCAAAAAAGACCATCCCAACACCGCATGCTAAAACTACTGCTCCACTAATTGCAGGAGTATAACGTTCGAATCTTTCTGTTTTGAAAAAAGAATATCCATAAACTCCCAAAAGTACCATTCCAAGCATAGTCAAAACTGTGCTTAGTGTAAATACACCGATAAGAGTGGAAATTTCCGGAACGGAACGATTCAATCCTGAATAGAATAGCAGGGGAATCAGTGGTTCACTTGGCCCCATCACAAAAATGGCAAATAACACCAATGGGGTTACTTTAATTCGATTTGCAGGCATAACCACTTCCCCGTGTTTGTGCGAATACACAAATACATCTTCCCCCATCACATCAAAGTGCTTGTGTGCTTTATTTTTGTAAGCAGCCCAAAGCCCATAACAAAAGTAAATTGCGCCAAATAAAAGCAGCGCCCAGCTCGCAATGTTACCGCGGAAATCCTGAAAAAATGTTATTTTATTGATTTGCCAGCCTAAGAAAACTCCAACAA
This is a stretch of genomic DNA from Candidatus Pedobacter colombiensis. It encodes these proteins:
- a CDS encoding TonB-dependent receptor plug domain-containing protein — encoded protein: MRGKLFIGIVLLLSGQNGLAQVVNKSEADTVHLREIIISNSDFRKQIMKVDLKMIPVNSAQDLLRKVPGLFIAQHAGGGKAEQIFLRGFDNDHGTDISVMADGIPVNIVSHAHGQGYADLHFLIPETIRDIDFGKGSYYADKGDFNTSGYVNFNTFDKLENNLFKIEGGSFNTIRAVTMINLLNKNSQDKNFYVASEFNYSDGPFDIKQHFNRINFLAKYNQWIDRKQYLSILGSTFTSGWNASGQIPERAVEQGIISRWGSIDPTEGGSTARTNFAVSYRYLASEKEEVSSNLFYSKYDFNLFSDFTFFLKDPVHGDEIQQTDNRSIYGFENKYIRRFVFENSSMTWTSGLGLRLDDIKDLQLSHVFQRDLLLDRMSDVSATEINVHGYSTIDWRVGKWTINPAVRLDHFVFNLHNRLVSIPAAQEASATRVSPKLNISYTQNSNVQWYVKSGFGFHSNDVRVVVAQDGKDILPYSFGSDLGVILRPTANIIIQPAIWQMFLQQEFVYVGDEAVVEPSGKTCRWGLDLSLRYQPFSWLYLDGDINYAHARAVEKPKGEDYIPLVPALTSTGGVAVKLLSGFLANLRYRYMDSKPATEDNSVRTRGYLVNDLVLVYGKKKWEVNLQVQNIFDRKWNEAQFETETRLRNETSSVSELCFTPGTPLAIKAGISYRF
- a CDS encoding urea transporter, which translates into the protein MKKIKAIVETVLKGIGQIMLQESAWTGLLFLIAISYDSILMGVVALMCSIIGTATARICKFSDENIKAGLYGFNATLIGVGLVFFFETSPFIWLTIILGAILSTFLMEFSLRKKIPFFTFPFIVVTAGFVLTIKHFGLATLNVPKALTTISELRDFTVVAHAYGQVIFQGSLLAGLLFFLGVFVKNPTAALYGLMGALIAGAVARFDKDSVQLINDGMFSFNAVLCGIACSGIKPRDGVYVFISVVIATYFDVSMMENGWITLTFPFVLSMWVIVALKKLVSHFENKIKNRSH